The following is a genomic window from Pseudophryne corroboree isolate aPseCor3 chromosome 3, aPseCor3.hap2, whole genome shotgun sequence.
aaacatttcccacactcagcacatggaaatggcttctcacctgtgtgacttctcttgtgTGAAGTAAGAGTCTTTTTctctgaaaaacatttcccacactcagcacatgaaaatggcttctcaccagtgtgaattCTCTCATGTCCATTAAGACCTGACTTATGTCTAAAACTTTTCCCACATTCGGTACATGAAAATGGTCTCTCGCCTGTGTGAATTCTCTCGTGTGTACAAAGAACAGTtctgtctgcaaaacatttcccacactcggcacATGaatatggcttttcacctgtgtgaattctcttgtGTTTAGTGAGTTttgatttctctgtaaaacatttcccacactcagcacatgCAAATGGTTTCTCGCCCGTATGAGTTCTCTTATGTACAAGAAGATGTGATTTGTctctaaaacatttctcacactcagaacatgaaaatggcctctcacctgtgtgaagtctctcatgtataacaagagctgttttccttgcaaaacatttctcacacttagCACATGAAAatcgcttctcacctgtgtgacttctctgatgttcaacAACTTCTGATTttgttgcaaaacatttcccacactcagagcatggaaatggcttctcacccgtgTGATATTTCATATGTCTATCCAGATCTGATTTGTCTCTtacacttttcccacactcagaacatgaaaatactCTCTCTCCTGTGTGAAGTCTCTCATGTTTACGAAGATGTGATTTGTCTCTAAAACATTTATCACACTCagtacatgaaaatggcttctcacctgtgtgaagtctTGCATGTAAAATAAGAGCTGATTTGTCTCTGCAacttttcccacattcagaacatgaaaatggctgctgacctgtgtgatttctctcatgTACAGCAAGATGTGATTTATGGTTAAAacgtttcccgcactcagagcatgaaaatggcctctcacctgtatgacttctcatATGTATAGCAAGATGtgctttctgtgtaaaacatttcctacactcagagcatgaaaatggcttctcacccgtgTGAGTTCTCTCATGTTTAACAAGCTCTGCTTTGTCTctaaaacatttaccacactcggcacatgaaaatggcttctcacctgtgtgaactgTTTGATGTTTAAGAAGAACTGACTTGGCAGTAAAACATATTCCACACTCAGAGCatcgaaatggcttctcacctgtgtgatttctctcatgTACAACAAgaagtgatttctgtgtaaaacatttcccacactcagtacatgaatatggtttctcacctgtgtgagttctcttatGTATAACAAGAGTTGATTTGTCTCTAAATCCTTTCTCACACTCGGAACATGAAAATGGCATCacacctgtgtgaattctttgaTGTGCCACAAGAATGGATTTGGTTGTAAAACATTTTTCACACTCAGAACACGATAATGACTTCTTGCTTCTATTAGCTGGTTGATGGCCAATAACCTTTGTGCTCTGTGTAGAACACGTGGCTTCCCTATTATTGGGAAATAAACAATCTACTCCAAGACCTGTGCCGATATCGGCGTTATCAGGAGAACATGACATGTCAGAAGGTTCAGATGATATAACTGTATGCTGGAGAGCTGGATGGCTACTTAAAGCGACAGGGATTTCTTCTGGAGAATCTCGTCTGGTGAATTTATTTCAGAGTCTGGAGATTAAATTAGATATTCTTGCGATATATTTCTTCTATTACATCCATcaggaatatataaaaaaaaataaaaaaaaaatttgttactAAGAGatgcatttaaataaaaaaataggattttaatacctaccggtaaatccttttctcttagtccgtagaggatgctggggactccaaaaggaccatggggtatagacgggatcggcaggagacatgggcacactataagactttgaatgggtgtgaactggctcctccctctatacccctcctccagacctcagttataggaactgtgcccagaggagactaacatttcgaggaaaaggattttgttaaactaagggtgagatacataccagctcacaccacaccacaccacaccacaccgtacaacatggcatttaattaaacccagttaacagtgtgaactaaaacagatcagcaacagcctgacccttaccaaacacaacctttatgtaacttaagcaataactatatacaagtactgcagatagagtccgcactgggacgggcgcccagcatcctctacggactaagagaaaaggatttaccggtaggtattaaaatcctattttctccttcgtcctagagcagggctggacaaaccggtcctcgagatctactaacagttcatgttttccaggcctcctggagatctgtagaattgtcagttaggaatgaatgcagcacatcttaattagtaatgactacacctgtgcaccagctaggtggtctggaaaatgtgtactgttggtagatctcgaggactggttttgccagccctgtcctagaggatgctgggggctccaaaaagaccatggggtttataccaaagctccaaaccgggcgggtcctcatcagccagggtatcaaacttgtagaactttgcaaaagtgtttgaccccgaccaagtagctgctcggcaaagctgtaatgctgagacacctcgggcagccacccaagatgagcccaccttcctagtggaatgggctttcactgatttcggtaacggcaatccagccgtagaatgagcctgcgaaATCGTATTACAGATTCAGCGCACAATagtcagcttagaagcaggagcgccaaccttgttggccgcatataggacaaacagcgtCTCTGTTTTtctcacccgagccgttctggctacataaattttcaaagctctgaccacatcaagagactttgaatcagccaaggcttcagtagccacaggcaccacaataggttggttcacatgaaaccaccttcggtagaaaatgttgacgagttctcaactccgctctatcctcatggaagattagataggggcttttgtaagaccaaaccgccaattcggacacccgccttgtggacgccaaggccaatagcatgcccactttccaagtgagaaatttcaactcaaccgtttgtaaaggttcaaaccaatgtgacgtaaggaactgtaacaccacgttaaggtcccatggagccactgggggcacaaatggaggttgtatgtgtagtacgcctttcacgaacgtctgaacttcaggaagcgaggccaattccctttgaaaggaaattgacaaggccgaaacctgcactttaatggagccttcaggcccgcatccacacctgcttgcaaaaaatggagaaaccgtcccaggtgaaactcttctgtaggagccttcttggattcacaccaagacacacattttctccagatacggtgataatgcttcgccgttacctcctttctagccttaagtagggtggggaatacccttcctagctaggatttggcgttcaaccgccatgccgtcaaacgcaaccgcggtaagtcctggaacacgcacggtccttgctgtaacagatcctttcttagaggaagaggccaaggatctcctgtgagtaattcctgaaaatccggataccaggccctccgaggccaatctggaacaataagtatcgcctgaacccttgttcttctcacgatccttatcacctttgggatgagtggaagtggagggaacacatagaccgactgaaacacccacggtgtcaccagagcgtccactgctactgcttgagtgccccttgacctggaacaatatgtctgaagcttcttgttgaggcgagacgccatcatgtctatttgaggaattccccaacgacttgtcacttctgcaaaaacctcttgatgaagaccccactttcctgggtggagatcgtgtctgaggaggaagtctgcttcccagttgtccacgcctggaatgaagaccgctgacagggcgattgcatgtttttccgcccagcgaaggatcttggtggcctctgccatcgccgctctgctctttgttccgccctggcggtttatgtgcgccatggctgttatgttgtccgactgaatcaggacgggcaggtcgcgaagatgttccgcttgtagcaggccgttgtagatggcccttaattccagaatgtttatgtgcagacaagcttcctggcttgaccattttccctggaaattttttccctgtgtgactgctccccaacctcggagactcgcgtccgtggtcaccagaatccaatcttggatgccgaacctgcgaccctctagaaggtgagaactttggagccaccacaggagagaaaccctggtcccgggggacagttattttccggtgcatctgcagatgggaccgccgaccacttgtccagtaggtcccactgaaacgttcttgcatggaacctgccaaacggaatggcctcgtaggccgccaccattttccccagcactcgagtgcattgatgaatcgacactcttggcggtttcagaagttccttgaccatgttctggatttcctgagctttttccaacgggagaaaaatcctctgcagttccgtgtccagaatcatgcacaaAAACGacaaccgagttgtcggaatcaactgcaactttggcaaattcaggagccagccatgctgttgcagcacccgcagtgagagcgcaacgttttttagtaacagctcctgtgttctcgcctttatcaggagatcgtccaagtacgggataattgtgaccccttgcttgcgcaggagcaccatcatttccgccattacctttgtgaaaatcctcggggccgtggaaagaccaaacggcaacgtctgaaattggtagagacaatcctgaacagcgaacctcaggtacgcctgatgaggaggataaatggggacatgtaggtaagcatcctttatgtcgactgacaccataaaatcccccccccctccagactggagatcaccgctcggagagattccatcttgaatttgaaacttttcaaatacacattgagggattttaaattcagaatcggtctgaccgagccgtccggcttcgggaccacgaacaggcttgaataaaacccttctccccgctgtgacgggggaacttcgacaatgactcgctgctaacacagcttttgtatcgccgtacacactacctctctttccggaagagaagctggcaaggccgatttgaaaaattggcgtggaggcacgtcttgaaacgcCAGCTTTTATCCTTGGTTCACAATTTTCAgcccccaaggatccaggcccgagagaacccagagctgactgaagagttgaagacgcgctCCCACCGTTGCGGACTCCCgagggggagccccagcgtcatgcggtggatttggtagaagccggggaagacttctgctcctgggagcctgccacagccggcgatctttttcctctacccttacctcttgccgcaaggaaagatgacccacgtcctttccggaatttctgcgaccgaaaggactgcatctgatatgggggcgttttcttttgctgtggaggaacaaaaggcaaaaaagaggactta
Proteins encoded in this region:
- the LOC135054747 gene encoding gastrula zinc finger protein XlCGF26.1-like gives rise to the protein MSCSPDNADIGTGLGVDCLFPNNREATCSTQSTKVIGHQPANRSKKSLSCSECEKCFTTKSILVAHQRIHTGVMPFSCSECEKGFRDKSTLVIHKRTHTGEKPYSCTECGKCFTQKSLLVVHERNHTGEKPFRCSECGICFTAKSVLLKHQTVHTGEKPFSCAECGKCFRDKAELVKHERTHTGEKPFSCSECRKCFTQKAHLAIHMRSHTGERPFSCSECGKRFNHKSHLAVHERNHTGQQPFSCSECGKSCRDKSALILHARLHTGEKPFSCTECDKCFRDKSHLRKHERLHTGERVFSCSECGKSVRDKSDLDRHMKYHTGEKPFPCSECGKCFATKSEVVEHQRSHTGEKRFSCAKCEKCFARKTALVIHERLHTGERPFSCSECEKCFRDKSHLLVHKRTHTGEKPFACAECGKCFTEKSKLTKHKRIHTGEKPYSCAECGKCFADRTVLCTHERIHTGERPFSCTECGKSFRHKSGLNGHERIHTGEKPFSCAECGKCFSEKKTLTSHKRSHTGEKPFPCAECGKCFTQKSSLSLHEKIHTGEKPFSCAKCGKGFRQRAYLVKHEKSHTGVKSL